In a single window of the Gossypium hirsutum isolate 1008001.06 chromosome D02, Gossypium_hirsutum_v2.1, whole genome shotgun sequence genome:
- the LOC107927687 gene encoding glycine-rich cell wall structural protein 1: protein MGVFTWMVVPLVFYAYFMDGYVIAGILNVDENEHNLLQHPDLSKEMAENKRNRRSLTFLPLVGLGAVGAAGAAATGVAALKGASALKRAVHQHHVAGGGGKGVGVGGNIGGQGEFGGKGSGNIAGGKSVGFGGNIGGQGEFGGKGSGSGSSNIASDKSVGFGGNIGGQGGFGGKGGGSGSGNIAGGVGGQGGFEGKGGGSGSANVVGGVGGQGGFVGKGGGSGSANVAGGVGGQGGFGGKGGRSGSPNVAGGVGGQGGFGGKGGGSGSGSANVDGGFGGKGEFGGKGGGTSNANFAGGFVGQGGFSGKGGGTGSASDSANVAGGVGGQGGFGGKGGASGSANFAGGVGGQGGFGGKGGGSSIANVAGGIKGKGGFGGSGSTNVIGGVRGQGGFGGKGGGSGSANVAGGAGGEGGFSGKGGGSGSGNLHFGGSGKFHFGLGRGEGFGGGN, encoded by the exons ATGGGTGTTTTTACTTGGATGGTTGTGCCTCTTGTCTTTTATGCTTATTTTATGGATGGTTATGTAATTGCTGGTATTCTTAATGTTGATGAAAATGAACATAATTTACTTCAGCATCCGGATTTGTCCAAAGAAATggcagaaaataaaagaaataggaGGTCTTTAACATTTTTACCTCTAGTTGGTTTAGGTGCCGTTGGTGCAGCTGGTGCTGCTGCTACTGGTGTTGCTGCTTTAAAAGGTGCTTCTGCTTTAAAAAGAGCCGTACACCAACATCATGTAGCAGGAGGTGGTGGTAAAGGTGTTGGAGTTGGAGGCAATATAGGAGGACAAGGAGAGTTTGGTGGAAAAGGTAGTGGTAATATTGCTGGTGGTAAAAGTGTTGGATTTGGAGGTAATATAGGAGGACAAGGAGAATTTGGTGGAAAAGGTAGTGGAAGTGGTAGCAGTAATATTGCTAGTGATAAAAGTGTTGGATTTGGAGGTAATATAGGAGGACAAGGAGGGTTTGGTGGAAAAGGTGGTGGAAGTGGTAGCGGTAATATTGCTGGTGGAGTAGGAGGGCAAGGAGGGTTTGAAGGAAAAGGTGGTGGAAGTGGTAGTGCTAATGTTGTCGGTGGAGTAGGAGGACAAGGAGGGTTTGTTGGAAAAGGTGGTGGAAGTGGTAGCGCTAATGTTGCTGGTGGAGTAGGAGGGCAAGGAGGGTTTGGTGGAAAAGGTGGTAGAAGTGGTAGCCCTAATGTTGCTGGTGGAGTAGGAGGGCAAGGAGGGTTTGGTGGGAAAGGTGGTGGAAGTGGAAGTGGTAGTGCTAATGTTGATGGTGGATTTGGAGGGAAAGGAGAGTTTGGTGGAAAAGGTGGTGGAACTAGTAATGCTAATTTTGCTGGTGGATTTGTAGGGCAAGGAGGGTTTAGTGGAAAAGGTGGTGGAACTGGTAGCGCAAGTGATAGTGCTAATGTTGCTGGTGGAGTAGGAGGGCAAGGAGGGTTTGGTGGAAAAGGTGGTGCAAGTGGTAGCGCTAATTTTGCTGGTGGAGTAGGAGGGCAAGGAGGGTTTGGTGGAAAAGGTGGTGGAAGTAGCATCGCTAATGTTGCTGGTGGAATAAAAGGGAAAGGAGGGTTTGGTGGAAGTGGTAGCACTAATGTTATAGGTGGAGTAAGAGGACAAGGTGGGTTTGGTGGAAAAGGTGGTGGAAGTGGTAGCGCTAATGTTGCTGGTGGAGCAGGAGGGGAAGGAGGGTTTAGTGGAAAAG GTGGTGGAAGTGGTAGCGGTAACTTGCATTTTGGTGGAAGTGGTAAGTTTCATTTTGGTTTAGGACGAGGAGAAGGGTTTGGTGGAGGCAATTGA